The proteins below are encoded in one region of Chloroflexota bacterium:
- a CDS encoding isoprenylcysteine carboxylmethyltransferase family protein — translation MTIARHVFAILMLPFIVTVVIPSLVICSNGAVNIGWSLTPPLNFAPPLLGIGLIGAGLTLIVKTISLFANVGRGTLAPWDPPQKLVVRGIYRQTRNPMITGVLGVLLGEAMCLGVLGLFVWFAVFLLMNLVYIALIEEPGLQQRFGDAYAEYQRNVPRWIPRREPWEPRSDDE, via the coding sequence GTGACAATCGCGCGGCATGTGTTCGCGATCCTGATGTTGCCGTTTATCGTGACCGTCGTCATTCCATCGCTCGTCATTTGCTCGAATGGCGCGGTCAATATCGGTTGGTCGTTGACGCCGCCGCTGAATTTCGCGCCGCCGTTGCTCGGAATCGGTTTGATCGGCGCGGGCTTGACTTTAATCGTCAAAACGATTTCGTTGTTCGCGAACGTTGGGCGGGGCACGCTCGCGCCGTGGGACCCGCCGCAAAAACTGGTGGTGCGCGGCATCTATCGGCAGACGCGCAACCCGATGATCACCGGGGTCTTGGGCGTTTTGCTCGGCGAAGCGATGTGCTTGGGTGTCCTGGGTTTGTTCGTCTGGTTCGCGGTTTTTCTGCTGATGAATCTCGTTTACATTGCACTGATTGAAGAACCTGGGTTGCAACAGCGTTTCGGCGACGCGTATGCGGAGTATCAACGCAACGTGCCGCGGTGGATTCCGCGCCGCGAACCCTGGGAACCAAGGTCTGACGATGAATGA
- a CDS encoding ABC transporter ATP-binding protein: MNMISLNHLTKQFAETVAVKNLSFDVNAGEIFGLIGPDGAGKTTTLRVIATAMNPTSGAVTVDGRDTVRDAEAAKQVIGYMPQRFALYPDLTVLENLNFFADLFGASRDERLALIARLLGFARLTEFQTRLARNLSGGMQKKLALAASLMHRPRVLLLDEPTTGVDPISRREFWDLLSEVHLQGVTIIIATPYLDEAERCTRVGLMYRGEMIACDTPSAIREHLGAVALEAQSSQAKLARRAIETGAGVLSVSTHGDSLRVLVDRAEREAELREVWNTHGIAIDHVRVVKPRLEDAFVLMTTQRERKPEGAP; encoded by the coding sequence ATAAACATGATTTCACTTAACCACCTCACCAAGCAATTCGCCGAAACTGTCGCGGTCAAAAATCTTTCGTTCGACGTGAACGCCGGCGAAATTTTCGGCTTGATCGGTCCCGATGGCGCGGGCAAGACGACGACACTGCGCGTCATCGCGACCGCGATGAATCCCACGTCCGGCGCGGTCACCGTGGATGGACGCGACACGGTGCGCGACGCCGAAGCCGCGAAGCAGGTGATCGGTTACATGCCGCAGCGGTTCGCGCTCTATCCCGATTTAACCGTCCTCGAGAATTTGAATTTCTTTGCCGATTTATTCGGCGCGTCGCGCGACGAACGTCTCGCGCTCATCGCCCGCTTGTTGGGTTTCGCGCGGCTCACCGAATTTCAGACGCGCCTCGCGCGCAACTTGTCCGGCGGGATGCAGAAAAAACTCGCGCTCGCCGCGTCGCTGATGCATCGTCCGCGCGTCTTGTTGCTCGACGAGCCGACAACCGGTGTAGACCCGATCAGTCGCCGCGAGTTTTGGGATTTGTTGAGCGAGGTGCATTTGCAAGGTGTGACGATCATCATCGCGACGCCGTACTTGGACGAAGCGGAACGGTGCACGCGCGTCGGCTTGATGTATCGCGGCGAAATGATCGCGTGCGATACCCCAAGCGCGATTCGCGAACATCTCGGCGCGGTCGCCCTCGAAGCGCAATCGTCCCAGGCGAAACTCGCGCGGCGCGCCATCGAAACCGGCGCAGGTGTGTTGAGCGTTTCGACGCACGGCGATTCGCTGCGCGTGCTGGTTGATCGCGCGGAACGTGAAGCGGAACTGCGCGAGGTTTGGAACACGCATGGCATCGCGATAGATCATGTGCGCGTCGTCAAGCCGCGTCTCGAAGATGCGTTCGTGTTGATGACGACCCAGCGCGAACGCAAACCCGAGGGGGCGCCGTGA